The Megalops cyprinoides isolate fMegCyp1 chromosome 15, fMegCyp1.pri, whole genome shotgun sequence region tttgttttatgtaaattattcatGTTAAGAGTATTGGGGAAAAGATCAAGTTGCCAGAAATTGTGGACCTTGTCATGTGTTCCCTCATTTCTTAGGGACAGTACTGCAGAAGTgtattgtaaaaaatatatataatagtaTTGGAAAACGTGAGGCTTAGATGTGTCAGGCACAACAAAATCAGTCCAtaaattcattgaaaaaaattattgcCGACTAATAAATGTCACCCCACCAAACTTGGctacttcctgtctgtctgccatgTGTGAATTCTAGATTAAGAGGATCAAGTATATGTttgagaaaaatatgtaaatgttattaCAAACACACTTTTCTTCCTTGAAAATCTCAATATATCATGATGCAAACACTGGTGATGGTTTATGGTCCTGTAATGCAGACTTCATACATTACAGCAACAATATGCTGGCTGGCATAAAAAAACATAGTTGTTTGACTGGCTCAGGAGATGACATGCTCCAGGACACCCTGACGAATCAGCTGCTCACATTTCCACCGTGGAAGAAAATGCtggaaaggggagaaaaaaagtaGTTTCAACAATCGCCATAACTGGCTGGCTAGAAATACAAAACCGAGACATCCATTAGCAAAGTAAGTGATCAAGTTACTGCAGAGCCATTCAATTTGGCCTGTCTCACTAAATGACCATAAACTTCATCAATCAatatgctgatttttttttttttgtaaaagcagTAATTGTCTTAATCTGTCACAAAATGGAGCCAAAGGACTGAACAAATTAACAATACTTAATTTGGTTGTCAAGATGAATCTGATTGCAAGCCACCTGAGCATGAAGGGCccatcttgcattttttttttcttcaaaataccTGGCTGTTTTTCTTCAGAAGAATGACTGTGCCATCATCAATCTCGAACTCTCCATGGTCTTTCAGACAACGAACCTGCAGGGGTATAACCGGTAACAGTGTCAAGGTTAATACACAGGGTGATCGTTTGATTAATGGGAGATTGTGAAGGACTGAAGGAGTACTCTGCCTTCCAGCTCTATGACTGCTGCCCCATTCTCTGGGTAGAGCCCATTCTCACCTCAATGTACAGACTCTTGGGTGGCTTCACATCCTGGGTGATATCCagtccttcctctcctcccaggGACCTCATATAGGTCGCGAGGGACTTCTTGTACTGGTTGAACCAATCCACCTGGGCAgatgaaaacacattaaattacTATTCAGAGCCATTATGATGTGCAtttatactgtgtatatataacaTTGACTCCAATTCAATGGAGCATTTGGCTGACAGTTGTGCATTTTATATCCTATTAGAATGCTACAACTAATCTTACTTTGAGAGCACAGTTCACTATGTGACTGGTACAGCTAAATAGCCCTTACCTATTTTTCCGGTACCAGTTCAGAAACCTTCCTACAGTAATACTTTTTGATCTGAACTCACAACACTCAGGTGCAGAGTCTGGTGCCCTTCCGTTGTCTGACGTATACACATCTCATGTGTCATGTCTAAGTCTCTGAAGACTTACCTCCTCCGCACACATGTGGAACCGGATGGCTGTTGGCAGAACACTCCCGTACTCCCACCTCAAAGCTCGGATGCGAAGGAGTCGGTCATAACTAGGGAAACGCGGGATGGATTGCATTCATTAAACCACGAAGCAATGAATTCTTACgatcaaagtgaaaatgtaaaaacatcttATGTAACATGTTAGCGCCTACAGATATGCAACAATGCACCGCTGGTTTCTACACAGGCAGCAGTGACGAAACTTGATGGTCGGGATCAATTCGCTCCTGCCCTCCGATTTCGCCTCGTTCCTGAGAAGACATGGAACATGGAAGATGGGACTTTAACTTAACTACTCGatgaatgacacacacaaacgtcACCggtaaaagaaattaaaaaccaTTCAACAGCCTCCTGTTTTCAGCAGGCATTTCCTGGACTTCAGTTCATTCCTGATAACGTCTTCTTCCAGTGCATCTCTTcactattatttatttggctaCAGTTAAGATCAGGGCCAACCCTATTCAATACAAAGTATCAAATCAAACATGAATTAATCCAACATTACAGACATATTACTACATCAGTGTCTTTGTTTCAAGTGCACTTATGTATTGTAAAGAAATGTCGACTCACACGTCGCTCTGATTCTGCTGGTACAGAGCTTTCATTTCCTCAAGTACCTGGCGAATGCCATCTTCCTGCGGAGAACAGATATGCAGAGggcctcattacattacatacatatcgACATACACGGCGATCTTCCAACACCTATCAAGCATCgatacagatggatatttaatAAAGGCCAAAGGTACAAGTTacattacatctacatttattcatttggaaaacacttttatccaaagcgaactacaagtgaggtacagtacaacacaagcgaaaaaccgtacggagtcaacaatattagaagcactgcatgaccaggtttaaatggttggccaggcaaggtacaaactagcaggtaaagctaacaagtgcgttaaaccattagattgcattttatagtttttttgGTTTAGCAGGAGACAGGTGAATGCAGGCTGAGATGGTAGCTCCATCCTTGCTTGGGTTACAACCTTTGACCATAAACCCAGTTCATTTACCATTTGATTATCTGTTATCCTAAATAGGTAACGTAAAGTCTAACACGTTAACACGTTATGTGGCTAAAAGGTAGCTAAAATAATTATCCTCAGCTAGCAGGAAGCAAGCTAATCCTTCTGTAAAATAGCTGCCTACACGGTCGCTACGTATAGCTGTTTAAACAACAGAAAGACGAAATAAAAGAGGAACGTTAACTGCTAGTAACTTGGACTACTCCGTAAAAACACATAAGCTTACATTAAAAGCAGGCAACTGTCCATCGCCCATTCGGTGAAGCTCCCTGACTAGCTCGACTGCCTTCTCACAAAACATGACTGCAGCTAGCGACTAAACTTGACAATAAACTAGACGGTTATGTAATATGCAAAGACAAGTACTAGCTTGACAATCAACTGCGACTGAGGGAAAAACCTGTATTTCCCTTTTCAATCGTTTTTAGAAAGAAATATCCATCCTCTGGCTACTgcaaaacattcaacattttcgCGGCAGACTCGCAAAGCAGATGACGCTAAGAACACGTCACATGAATAAAAAACTATGAGCTTCGTTTTAGGACAAACTTCACTGACATCTCAAAAAGCGATACGCCGGAGTATCAGCAGAATGAGCAGGTAGCTAGCAGTGTTTCTTCATATCATAACTGATCCCTTGACGAACGAATTCATGATTGACAAACTAACTACAGTAATTCGAGGGGATCGTGTAGCCAGTTAGCTCGTTAGTCTCTTTGCAACTGGGTTACATTAGCTAACCTGAGTTTGTTTCCgtgtagcaagctagcttgaAAGCTAGTTAGCTGTATGGACACAGAAATCATGTATAACAGAGGGAAGGCTAGCTAACAAGCAAGATATTGCTGTCAATTTGTGATTCGTTATGATTTTAAGTTCAATTAGCAACTTGTTATcttattaacatttaaaaatgtacagttcCAGTAACTTTAGATAACTAATATAGCTAGTTAAGATGGCTAGCTTTGCAGAGTCTACTTTATTTAGCTAGTTAGGTAGTCAGCAGAGTTAGTTAATATTTTTGCGCGCTCAACATTTGACTCATACTTTATGTAATTTTAACTAGCGAGTTATGTATACTGTAGACAGTCAATAGATAGGTCTTTATCAGATGCTGGGTCACAATTGTGACTCTACAATTTGGAGTGCTGACTCCGAGAACGCCTACGAATTTGCTTTGACCCTCACAAACATGGCTGACGAGCTCGCTCTGATTGGTTGTCACGTAAGCCAAGGGGAAAGGTTGCATTGATCAGCTGGTCTCTGCAGATATCGGACTTCTGCAAACAATGTAGCAAAGTGCTGAATGTCAGCTGTGCAGGGGGTGAAAACAACGGCACCGTGCCCGGCTCCTCACCCATCTACCGCACTACTTACTGGGTGTCTGCCTCGCTACCAACGGTCGCTGCGCACTTCGCGTGTTCACAGTCACAGATAAAGAGACTGTCGTCTTTGAGTTTGCCGTGTCTGATCGTTTCTTCTTCGTTGCCCCCTTGAAATTTCAGGGATGCGAAAGCGGAATAACTCGCTCACCGTGGATCATGACAGCTCTGCCACTAATACTCTGCTGGACACGAGTCCGAATCTGAAATACTGTCACAAGAAAGGCGACGACTCCGAACCCGAACTTTTGTTGGGTTCTACGGGGTTAGAAAAAACGATGGGGAGAACATTCAGAAGGTAAGGCTTTTTCCTGATGGCTTTGTGAATATGGAGCCGGGGGAGGCAGCATACATGTTTTGGATGGGTTTATGGAAATAACTTGGAGTGGCTGACGCGTAATACTGTTACATTGCCAATGGAGGGACAACAAATACAtcttatttgaaatgaaaatgaaggttTTGGGCGAAATAATTTACGCAACTAATATATAGGCACAGCtaatttttttgacattttataatGGCATGTGAAATGTCGAAACCTAAAAACGTATATGATAACAGTTTTATGACCTGTATGATCATTTATTCCCGAAGATGATTTCAGCAATCAGTTACTTCAAATGACTGTGGCTGTATATGCAAAAAATACCTTCATTATTTCTTGAGATTTGTGTAAAATACTTTAATAACTGTGCTCAAAAATAGTTATACCTCTCAATTATTCTTATGGCCCTGGGTGTACCGTGTTGCACGATTCTGaattttatctttcttttaaaaaacagcGACTTTGGGTGTGGTGTAATCTGGACGGGCTAGTTAACACGAGAAAATGGTTGACTGCTAGTAATTTAAGCTTGAGTTTTGGCGCATTAAAGTATCTATTTTGATTGATGGCCCATTTAAGAAGAACGGCATGCTTTCCGTACAGATTTCCAATTGGGTGTATTAGCTCCATCACAGTGAAAAGCGCGGGTCAATGTGAAATGAATCCAACTTGAGTTGGATATTTTAAGGTACAGTATTAAAACTTGTATGTATTAAAACCTGAAACTGATGCATACGTGGGGTTGtggaattattattttattaaattaagtctctctctcatatatatatatatatattctcttCTATTTTGttggtatttgtttttgttttggttggtATTCTCTCATTGTGTAGTGTCAGTGTTCATAGTAGTTTCTGTGAGCGTTTTTCCCATGGTTTGTCACCACGGGAAGAC contains the following coding sequences:
- the gins1 gene encoding DNA replication complex GINS protein PSF1; the encoded protein is MFCEKAVELVRELHRMGDGQLPAFNEDGIRQVLEEMKALYQQNQSDVNEAKSEGRSELIPTIKFRHCCLCRNQRCIVAYLYDRLLRIRALRWEYGSVLPTAIRFHMCAEEVDWFNQYKKSLATYMRSLGGEEGLDITQDVKPPKSLYIEVRCLKDHGEFEIDDGTVILLKKNSQHFLPRWKCEQLIRQGVLEHVIS